In Scatophagus argus isolate fScaArg1 chromosome 7, fScaArg1.pri, whole genome shotgun sequence, a genomic segment contains:
- the ska1 gene encoding spindle and kinetochore-associated protein 1 isoform X2, translating to MSELEDISQHIHDKISSLQLMLDLSAVELPQSKIKKLGQELFALERLLEEFEKCVGQQKEKLKCLKELEEVFRNDLEDVRHLKDKIPAHMPRKKGLANEPVMNQSEGASVQSAQLENVKKSTKSLVREMEYITKPEFESIPQYMKGRVSYDQLNSAVQCINTAVNAKYKILNQSVKSLNSHARKLHQRFKDQETKNTKGQHFVVEDDIREFTQMKVDKRFQGILNMLRHCQRLREVRGGGLTRYMLL from the exons ATGAGTGAGCTAGAAGATATCAGCCAGCATATCCATGACAAGATATCATCCTTACAACTCATGCTGGATCTGTCAGCTGTAG AATTGCCTCAAAGTAAGATTAAGAAACTCGGACAAGAACTCTTTGCACTCGAGAGGCTTCTGGAGgagtttgaaaaatgtgttggccagcagaaagagaaactaAAGTGTCTGAAG GAACTCGAGGAGGTGTTCAGGAACGATTTGGAGGATGTCCGGCATTTAAAGGACAAGATACCAGCACACATGCCCAGGAAGAAAGGTTTAGCAAA TGAACCTGTGATGAACCAGAGTGAAGGAGCAAGTGTTCAGTCAGCCCAActggaaaatgtcaaaaagagCACCAAGAGCCTCGTCAGAGAGATGGAGTACATCACAAAGCCAGAGTTTGAGAGCATCCCTCA GTACATGAAAGGACGTGTCTCATATGATCAGCTGAATTCTGCCGTGCAGTGTATTAACACAGCAGTAAATGCTAAGTACAAGATCCTCAATCAGTCAGTGAAAAGTCTCAACAGTCATGCACGGAAGCTGCACCAGCGCTTTAAGGACCAGGAGACCAAAAATACTAAAG GTCAGCATTTTGTCGTGGAGGATGACATTCGTGAATTCACTCAGATGAAGGTGGACAAGCGATTTCAGGGGATTCTGAACATGCTGAGACACTGCCAGCGCCTACGGGAGGTTCGAGGGGGGGGCCTCACCCGTTAcatgttgttgtaa
- the ska1 gene encoding spindle and kinetochore-associated protein 1 isoform X1 yields the protein MAVLVWTKEREHTKKMSELEDISQHIHDKISSLQLMLDLSAVELPQSKIKKLGQELFALERLLEEFEKCVGQQKEKLKCLKELEEVFRNDLEDVRHLKDKIPAHMPRKKGLANEPVMNQSEGASVQSAQLENVKKSTKSLVREMEYITKPEFESIPQYMKGRVSYDQLNSAVQCINTAVNAKYKILNQSVKSLNSHARKLHQRFKDQETKNTKGQHFVVEDDIREFTQMKVDKRFQGILNMLRHCQRLREVRGGGLTRYMLL from the exons GAAAATGAGTGAGCTAGAAGATATCAGCCAGCATATCCATGACAAGATATCATCCTTACAACTCATGCTGGATCTGTCAGCTGTAG AATTGCCTCAAAGTAAGATTAAGAAACTCGGACAAGAACTCTTTGCACTCGAGAGGCTTCTGGAGgagtttgaaaaatgtgttggccagcagaaagagaaactaAAGTGTCTGAAG GAACTCGAGGAGGTGTTCAGGAACGATTTGGAGGATGTCCGGCATTTAAAGGACAAGATACCAGCACACATGCCCAGGAAGAAAGGTTTAGCAAA TGAACCTGTGATGAACCAGAGTGAAGGAGCAAGTGTTCAGTCAGCCCAActggaaaatgtcaaaaagagCACCAAGAGCCTCGTCAGAGAGATGGAGTACATCACAAAGCCAGAGTTTGAGAGCATCCCTCA GTACATGAAAGGACGTGTCTCATATGATCAGCTGAATTCTGCCGTGCAGTGTATTAACACAGCAGTAAATGCTAAGTACAAGATCCTCAATCAGTCAGTGAAAAGTCTCAACAGTCATGCACGGAAGCTGCACCAGCGCTTTAAGGACCAGGAGACCAAAAATACTAAAG GTCAGCATTTTGTCGTGGAGGATGACATTCGTGAATTCACTCAGATGAAGGTGGACAAGCGATTTCAGGGGATTCTGAACATGCTGAGACACTGCCAGCGCCTACGGGAGGTTCGAGGGGGGGGCCTCACCCGTTAcatgttgttgtaa